Proteins encoded in a region of the Oncorhynchus clarkii lewisi isolate Uvic-CL-2024 chromosome 18, UVic_Ocla_1.0, whole genome shotgun sequence genome:
- the LOC139372364 gene encoding receptor-transporting protein 3-like, whose protein sequence is MPTRWSECFEEMLDEELGSSDQWAFHFNYGLTETLTKEERRRRWRVYSHCANGQFQCGECSKTWPSARVVVVFRYRLWDETGRGTVLMRPFGQACRRCREEFELPGFSKNEVEEALLRLFVKIRKNCYGEEEEEEEEGSEGSEKVWKRPHEKALCEACRLGICCQEQ, encoded by the exons ATGCCCACCCGGTGGTCAGAGTGTTTTGAGGAGATGTTGGATGAGGAGCTGGGCAGCAGTGACCAGTGGGCTTTCCACTTCAACTACGGCCTGACAGAAACACTCaccaaggaggagaggaggagaagatggcgGGTGTACAGCCACTGTGCCAACGGACA GTTCCAGTGTGGTGAGTGTTCTAAGACATGGCCGTCGGCACGGGTGGTGGTAGTGTTCCGTTATCGGCTGTGGGATGAGACAGGCCGGGGGACCGTCCTGATGCGGCCTTTCGGCCAGGCATGCAGACGCTGCCGGGAAGAGTTTGAACTTCCAGGCTTTTCAAAGAATGAGGTGGAAGAGGCACTGCTCCGGCTGTTTGTAAAGATTAGGAAGAACTgctatggagaggaggaggaggaagaggaggaagggtcAGAAGGATCAGAGAAGGTGTGGAAGAGGCCCCATGAGAAAGCCCTGTGTGAGGCCTGCAGACTGGGCATCTGCTGTCAAgaacagtag
- the LOC139373662 gene encoding ankyrin repeat and IBR domain-containing protein 1-like: MGNTATKFRKALVSGDEALAWQLYEGNSQFREGLDPNASYGETYQHNTPLHYTCRHAMTRLLRSFLFSKEGNPNKRNVQNETCLHALCQGAHILLLPEGALSPRLARPQRDEQRRADCLQMILSWTGARLDRGQYERVNINATDNRNSTCLHYAAAAGMKSCVELLVQAGSDLFVEDEEKLTPCDHAERQQHTHLALRLEAMMVFSQHTHTETQTPSSTLRHKEPYEGLKLQDLRRLKDMLIVETADMLQAPLFTAEALLRAHDWDREKLLEAWMSDSEECCQRSGVLMPTPPPSGCNAWDTLPSPRTPRSPLTLTLTSLTDSCLTPGEEGGTTCGICLCSISVFEDPIDMSCGHEFCRACWEGFLNVKIQEGEAHNIFCPACDCYQLVPVQVIESVVSREMDKRYLQFDIKAFVENNPSIRWCPAVRCERAVRLTRPGPGVNHLGFPLLPSPAVDCGKGHLFCWECLGEAHEPCDCQTWRMWLQKVSEMKPEELAGVSESYEDAANCLWLLTNSKPCANCKSPIQKNEGCNHMQCAKCKYDFCWICLEEWKKHSSSTGGYYRCTRYEVITQLEEQSKEMTGEAEKKHKSFQELDRFMHYYSRYKNHEHSYKLEQRLLKTAKEKMEQLSRAFIGCEGSPPDTRFIEDGVCELLKTRRVLKCSYPYGFFLQPHSTQKEIFELMQTDLEMAVEDLAQKVNRPYLRTPCHKIVSAACLVQQKREEFLASVARGVAPNDSPEVPRRSFPAGSWDWEYLGFTSPEEYADFQYRRRHRPRRRGDMPSLHSLRSNSSTPEPNQNPENTEVLQERVEGRRQPLRSLDEDDPNILLAIQLSLQDSRREREMERGMGGGLERGSGVIEGPGLGSGQGLDIGPVMGPGVGSLSETQDPSSVGGSLGASGSSNLPRPDPNQSLNAELLELGESLMRLGQITTPYTLDNTNIPTPYSLDHTYDHYNPSPRYSQSQDLSYTSYTTDHSYAVLEPDLSTPYTHGYGHTCDHNQDHTTINIPFTPEHDHNCGQNQNRGHPTINAFYSSVHCQPSLYTKTSPSHTDLTASSSPKHTILYPSDPEPYAMFSLPHNPEPDQTISCTQDTHPDQNHHHCCHSSHYTPNPDPYTPNPDPYTPNPDHYTPNPDSYTPNPDHYTPNTDPYTPNPDPYTPNPDHYTPNPDPYTPNPDHYTPNPDSYTPNPDPYNPNPDHYNPNPDPYNPNLDPYTPNPDYTSNPDPCRTSSDPHGLLLPSPDPELVSPVVPPGGPFTPSDPGCLERLDPSAEALLLDNIMAWIQHTHPQDSPQNINLIPSASSETGSPPEKYSPPDTETDSPTVSLQDGGDPKSDSPPDAQASFSGEALAELRQGEAGRGQAGSPGPGDSLEVKRPSTLDLECCEGEEYVECVVTGFVSDLSQDALDTHIHSHTHCGDDNLTPTKTDSSPTAWVVEDQSRPEWEEQVHLV; encoded by the exons ATGGGGAACACAGCCACTAAGTTCCGGAAGGCTCTAGTCAGCGGGGACGAGGCGTTGGCATGGCAACTGTACGAGGGCAACAGCCAGTTCAGAGAGGGGCTGGACCCCAACGCGTCCTACGGAGAGacctaccaacacaacacacccCTCCACTACACCTGCAGGCACGCCATGACACGCCTGCTCAG GTCATTCCTTTTCAGTAAAGAAGGGAACCCTAACAAGCGGAACGTGCAGAATGAGACATGTCTGCATGCGTTGTGTCAGGGAGCGCACATCCTGCTTCTGCCAGAGGGGGCACTGTCTCCCAGACTGGCCAGACCACAGAGAGACGAACAGCGCAGGGCAGACTGCCTACAG atgaTCCTGAGCTGGACCGGGGCTAGGCTGGACAGAGGACAGTATGAAAGGGTTAACATTAATGCTACAGACAACAGGAACAGCACCTGTCTACACtacgctgctgctgctggcaTGAAGAGCTGtgtagag ctccTGGTCCAGGCTGGGTCAGACCTGTTTGTGGAGGACGAGGAGAAGTTAACCCCGTGTGACCACGCAGAGAGACAGCAgcacacacacctggccctgcGCCTCGAAGCCATGATGGTgttctcacaacacacacacaccgagacacagACACCCAGCAGCACGCTGCGCCATAAAGAG CCCTATGAGGGTTTGAAGCTGCAGGACTTGAGGAGACTGAAGGACATGTTGATAGTGGAGACAGCTGACATGCTGCAGGCTCCTCTCTTCACCGCTGAGGCACTGCTCAGAgcacacg actgggacagagagaagCTTTTGGAAGCCTGGATGAGTGATTCTGAGGAGTGCTGCCAGCGGTCTGGGGTCTTGATGCCCACACCCCCGCCTAGCGGGTGCAATGCCTGGGACACCCTGCCTTCCCCGCGCACCCCTCGCTCccccctcaccctaaccctcacgTCCCTCACTGACAGCTGCCTCAccccaggggaggagggagggactacG TGTGGGATCTGCCTGTGTTCCATCTCAGTGTTTGAAGACCCAATAGACATGTCCTGTGGTCATGAGTTCTGCCGAGCCTGCTGGGAAGG GTTTCTGAATGTGAAGATCCAGGAGGGTGAGGCTCATAACATCTTCTGTCCTGCCTGTGACTGTTACCAGCTGGTGCCTGTTCAGGTTATAGAGAGTGTTGTCTCCAGAGAGATGGACAAACGATACCTGCAGTTTGACAtcaag GCGTTCGTGGAGAACAACCCATCTATTCGGTGGTGCCCGGCAGTGCGGTGTGAGAGAGCGGTCAGACTGACCAGGCCTGGTCCGGGGGTCAACCACCTGGGGTTCCCCCTGCTGCCCTCCCCTGCAGTCGACTGTGGCAAGGGTCACCTCttctgctg ggagtGTCTAGGTGAGGCCCATGAGCCATGCGACTGTCAGACATGGAGGATGTGGCTGCAGAAAGTCTCAGAGATGAAGCCAGAAGAGT TGGCAGGTGTATCGGAGTCGTATGAGGATGCAGCTAACTGTCTGTGGTTGTTAACCAACTCTAAACCCTGTGCCAACTGCAAGTCTCCCATACAGAAGAATGAGGGCTGCAACCACATGCAGTGTGCCaag tgTAAGTATGACTTCTGCTGGATCTGTCTGGAAGAGTGGAAGAAACACAGCTCTTCAACTGGAGGATACTACCGCTGTACACGCTATGAGGTCATCACGCAGCTAGAGGAGCAGTCCAAAGAGATGACtggagag GCGGAAAAGAAGCACAAGAGTTTTCAGGAGTTGGACCGCTTCATGCACTACTACAGCCGCTATAAGAACCATGAACACAGCTataag ttagAACAGAGACTATTGAAAACAGCCAAAGAGAAGATGGAACAGCTGAGTAGAGCCTTCATTGGAT GTGAGGGCTCCCCCCCAGACACCAGATTTATAGAGGACGGTGTGTGTGAGTTGTTGAAGACACGTCGTGTGTTGAAGTGTTCCTACCCCTACGGATtcttcctccagcctcacagCACACAGAAGGAGATATTTGAActcatgcag ACTGATCTGGAGATGGCGGTGGAGGACTTGGCTCAGAAGGTGAACCGTCCCTACCTGCGTACGCCGTGTCATAAGATAGTCAGCGCTGCCTGTCTGGTACAGCAGAAGAGAGAGGAGTTCCTGGCCTCGGTGGCTAGAGGGGTGGCCCCTAACGACTCACCTGAAGTACctaggaggag TTTCCCTGCTGGATCATGGGACTGGGAGTACCTGGGATTCACCTCTCCTGAG GAGTATGCTGATTTCCAGTACCGGCGGAGACACCGGCCGCGTCGTAGAGGAGACATGCCGAGTTTACACAGTCTGAGGAGCAACAGCAGTACTCCTGAGCCCAACCAGAACCCTGAgaatacag AGGTCCTCCAGGAGAGAGTTGAGGGGCGGAGACAGCCTCTGAGGTCACTGGATGAAGATGACCCCAACATTCTACTGGCCATCCAACTGTCACTACAGGACtcacggagggagagagaaatggagagagggatgggaggaggacTGGAAAGAGGCTCTGGTGTGATTGAGGGCCCAGGGCTTGGGTCTGGACAGGGTCTGGATATAGGGCCAGTAATGGGTCCAGGGGTGGGGAGCCTCAGTGAGACTCAGGACCCCTCCAGTGTGGGTGGTTCTCTGGGGGCCAGTGGCTCCTCTAACCTCCCTAGACCAGACCCTAACCAGTCGCTAAATGCTGAGCTGTTAGAGCTAGGAGAAAGTCTGATGAGACTGGGACAAATAACTACTCCATATACCCTAGACAACACTAATATCCCTACGCCATATAGCTTAGATCACACCTACGACCACTACAACCCTTCCCCCAGGTACAGTCAGAGTCAGGACCTTAGCTACACATCTTATACAACTGACCACAGCTATGCTGTTCTGGAACCTGACCTCAGCACACCTTATACACACGGCTACGGTCACACCTGTGATCATAACCAGGACCATACCACTATCAACATTCCCTTCACTCCAGAACACGACCATAATTGTGGTCAAAACCAAAACCGTGGCCATCCCACTATCAATGCCTTCTACAGTTCTGTTCACTGCCAACCCAGCCTCTACACTAAAACATCTCCTTCTCACACAGACCTTACAGCATCTTCTAGCCCTAAACACACAATCCTTTACCCCTCAGACCCAGAGCCATATGCTATGTTCAGCCTTCCCCATAACCCtgaaccagaccaaaccataTCTTGCACCCAGGACACACATCCTGACCAGAACCACCACCATTGCTGCCACTCCAGCCACTAcacccctaacccagacccttacacccctaacccagacccttACACCCCTAACCCAGACCATTACACCCCTAATCCAGACTCTTACACCCCTAACCCAGACCATTACACCCCTAACACAGACCCTTAcacccctaacccagacccttacacccctaacccagaccattacacccctaacccagacccttACACCCCTAACCCAGACCATTACACCCCTAACCCAGACTCTTAcacccctaacccagacccttacaaccctaacccagaccattacaaccctaacccagacccttACAACCCTAACCTGGACCCTTACACCCCTAACCCAGACTACACCTCGAATCCTGACCCATGCCGCACTTCCTCAGACCCCCACGGCCTCCTGCTCCCCTCCCCAGACCCAGAACTCGTCTCCCCAGTGGTCCCTCCAGGTGGTCCCTTCACCCCCAGTGACCCGGGCTGCCTGGAGCGCCTGGACCCCTCAGCTGAAGCCCTGCTCCTGGACAACATCATGGCCTggatccaacacacacacccccaggACAGCCCCCAGAACATCAACCTCATCCCCTCAGCTAGCTCCGAGACTGGCTCACCCCCGGAGAAATACTCACCTccggacacagagacagactcacCCACTGTTTCACTCCAAGATGGTGGGGACCCAAAGAGTGATTCCCCTCCTGACGCCCAGGCCAGTTTCAGTGGGGAGGCCCTAGCCGAGCTACGGCAGGGAGAGGCGGGTAGGGGACAGGCTGGCTCCCCCGGCCCTGGAGACAGCCTGGAGGTTAAAAGACCCAGCACTCTGGATCTGGAGTGTTGTGAGGGTGAGGAGTATGTGGAGTGTGTAGTCACAGGGTTTGTGTCGGACCTGTCGCAGGACGcattggacacacacatacactcacacacacactgtggagaTGACAACCTCACTCCTACCAAGACAGACTCAAGCCCCACCGCCTGGGTAGTGGAGGACCAATCACGCCCGGAGTGGGAAGAGCAAGTTCACCTGGtgtga